One window from the genome of Candidatus Yanofskybacteria bacterium encodes:
- the rpmC gene encoding 50S ribosomal protein L29 — MKFSDIESKSKNELDEMLKEFRIKLGKFRFELADKALKDVSQIKKTKKDIARILTIINK, encoded by the coding sequence ATGAAATTTTCAGATATAGAATCAAAATCTAAAAATGAATTAGATGAAATGCTCAAAGAGTTTAGGATTAAGCTTGGAAAATTTAGGTTTGAATTGGCAGATAAGGCCCTTAAAGATGTTAGCCAAATCAAAAAAACAAAAAAAGATATAGCTAGAATTTTAACTATTATAAATAAATAA
- a CDS encoding 50S ribosomal protein L24, with translation MNIKKNDNVIMLSGKDRGKTGKVLFAFPAEGKVVIEGLNKVARHLRPKKQGQKGQIVHKERAIDVAKVMLVCKNCGKPTRLGHKTVGDKKIRICKKCGAEN, from the coding sequence ATGAATATAAAGAAAAACGACAATGTAATAATGCTATCTGGTAAAGACCGTGGCAAAACTGGGAAGGTTTTGTTTGCTTTTCCAGCCGAAGGCAAGGTTGTAATAGAGGGATTAAATAAAGTAGCCAGGCACTTGAGACCCAAAAAGCAGGGACAGAAAGGTCAAATCGTGCACAAAGAAAGAGCGATAGATGTCGCGAAGGTAATGCTGGTTTGTAAAAATTGTGGCAAGCCAACCAGGTTGGGGCATAAGACCGTAGGAGATAAAAAAATTAGAATTTGTAAAAAATGTGGAGCTGAAAACTAA
- a CDS encoding type Z 30S ribosomal protein S14, translated as MPKKSTIARSNKKPKFSSRTVNRCFMCGRKHGYMRKFGLCRVHFRELASQGLLPGVHKSSW; from the coding sequence TTGCCAAAAAAATCCACAATAGCAAGATCAAATAAAAAGCCGAAGTTTTCAAGCAGAACCGTAAATCGCTGTTTTATGTGCGGTCGTAAGCATGGTTACATGAGGAAGTTTGGTTTATGCCGTGTGCACTTCAGAGAGCTTGCCAGCCAAGGCTTGTTGCCGGGAGTTCACAAAAGTAGCTGGTAA
- the rplP gene encoding 50S ribosomal protein L16, with the protein MLQPKRIKHRKVHKGKLKKVATRGHYLSFGSFGLKAMESSWLKANQLESARRAIAHFIQRGGKIWIRVFPDKPRTQKGAEVGMGGGAGSLSHFVAPVEAGRIIFEMDGITEKAAAEALRLAAHKLPIKTRFIKK; encoded by the coding sequence ATGTTACAACCAAAACGCATAAAGCACCGCAAGGTTCATAAGGGAAAATTGAAAAAAGTCGCAACGCGCGGTCATTATTTAAGTTTTGGTAGTTTTGGATTGAAAGCCATGGAGTCAAGTTGGCTGAAGGCTAATCAACTAGAGTCGGCAAGGCGTGCAATCGCTCATTTCATCCAACGTGGTGGCAAAATTTGGATAAGAGTATTTCCAGACAAACCACGAACTCAAAAGGGCGCTGAAGTGGGAATGGGTGGTGGCGCAGGATCACTTTCGCATTTCGTTGCGCCGGTGGAGGCCGGCAGAATTATTTTTGAAATGGATGGTATAACCGAAAAAGCGGCAGCCGAAGCGCTGCGATTGGCTGCGCACAAATTGCCTATTAAAACCAGATTTATTAAAAAATAA
- the rpsH gene encoding 30S ribosomal protein S8 codes for MSPIANMLIQLKNAQARGYAEAVLPFSKIKFDIAQILKNKNFISTVEKKKKKTKKTEFDVLAIGLKYDNGVGVINEIKMVSKPSRRIYSGKKGMKKVKDGYGILIVSTSKGVMSGEDAKKAGLGGEVLFEIW; via the coding sequence ATGAGTCCAATTGCTAATATGCTAATACAACTTAAAAATGCTCAAGCGCGCGGTTACGCCGAAGCGGTTTTACCTTTTTCAAAAATTAAATTTGATATTGCCCAAATTTTGAAAAACAAGAATTTTATCAGCACGGTTGAGAAAAAGAAAAAAAAGACAAAAAAAACAGAATTTGATGTTCTTGCGATTGGATTAAAATACGATAATGGTGTCGGTGTCATAAACGAAATAAAAATGGTATCCAAACCTTCGCGAAGAATATATTCAGGAAAAAAGGGAATGAAAAAGGTCAAAGATGGCTATGGCATTTTAATTGTTTCAACATCAAAAGGCGTGATGAGCGGTGAAGATGCAAAGAAAGCGGGACTTGGCGGAGAGGTGTTGTTTGAGATTTGGTAA
- the rplN gene encoding 50S ribosomal protein L14, translated as MIQLRSMLNVADNSGAKKVGVIKVLGGSKRRYGQIGDIIVISVKEAEPRKTVKKKDVLKAVIVRQRNNFRRKDGSYVRFDDNAVIILEGSSKEPKGGRMFGPIPREIKEKGFDTIASLAQEIV; from the coding sequence ATGATTCAACTACGTTCAATGTTAAATGTTGCTGATAATAGTGGAGCCAAAAAAGTTGGCGTAATTAAGGTTTTAGGCGGATCTAAACGCAGATACGGACAAATCGGCGATATCATCGTTATATCCGTGAAAGAGGCAGAACCGCGCAAGACGGTAAAAAAGAAAGATGTTCTTAAGGCTGTAATTGTACGCCAAAGAAATAATTTTCGCAGAAAAGACGGTAGTTATGTCAGGTTTGATGATAACGCAGTGATCATACTCGAAGGAAGCAGTAAAGAACCCAAGGGCGGTAGAATGTTTGGGCCGATACCGAGAGAAATTAAAGAGAAAGGATTTGATACAATTGCTAGTTTGGCCCAGGAAATTGTCTGA
- the rpsQ gene encoding 30S ribosomal protein S17, with the protein MDKISKKIKTLRGEVVSDKMTKTVVVSVVRLKKHPKYKKYYKVTNRFKAHDEKGEYHVGDKVMIQETRPMSKEKCWVVVGKI; encoded by the coding sequence ATGGATAAAATAAGTAAAAAAATAAAAACGCTTAGGGGAGAGGTTGTTTCAGACAAAATGACCAAAACTGTGGTGGTTTCTGTTGTGCGATTGAAAAAACACCCAAAATACAAGAAATATTACAAAGTTACTAACCGATTTAAGGCCCATGATGAGAAGGGTGAATATCATGTCGGCGACAAGGTTATGATACAAGAGACAAGGCCAATGTCTAAAGAAAAATGCTGGGTTGTTGTTGGGAAAATATAG
- the rplE gene encoding 50S ribosomal protein L5, producing the protein MTNAPRLLIKYRKEVIPAMRAKFGYKNVMEIPKIEKVTVGVGFGRKAVAKETKAIEKIDQDLVKITGQKPAVRKAKKSIAGFKVRQGLYVGAMVTLRGKRMYDFIDRLISIALPRSRDFHGLDQSKFDLHGNLNLGIKEQTIFPEVSYESLKDIFSLQVTVVTTAKNKEEGVELLHLIGFPIKF; encoded by the coding sequence ATGACAAACGCACCAAGGCTTTTAATTAAATATCGTAAAGAAGTAATACCAGCAATGCGGGCGAAGTTTGGCTATAAGAATGTGATGGAAATACCCAAAATCGAAAAAGTAACAGTGGGTGTTGGATTTGGACGCAAGGCTGTAGCAAAAGAGACAAAGGCTATTGAAAAAATTGACCAGGATCTTGTCAAAATAACCGGCCAGAAACCTGCGGTTAGGAAAGCCAAGAAATCAATCGCTGGCTTTAAGGTACGACAAGGGTTGTATGTTGGTGCGATGGTGACCTTGCGTGGAAAGCGCATGTATGATTTTATAGATAGATTAATTTCTATAGCATTGCCGCGCTCACGTGATTTTCACGGTTTAGACCAAAGTAAATTTGATTTGCACGGCAATTTAAATCTGGGCATAAAAGAACAGACCATTTTCCCTGAGGTTTCTTATGAATCGCTGAAAGACATATTTAGCTTGCAGGTGACAGTTGTAACAACGGCCAAGAATAAAGAAGAAGGAGTTGAGTTATTACATTTGATAGGCTTTCCTATAAAGTTTTAG